The following proteins are co-located in the Candidatus Accumulibacter cognatus genome:
- a CDS encoding putative addiction module antidote protein: MKAARPHDDAMVELLREDPAFADEYLAAALEEAEEPGGRQALLRALRHVAHAQGMQEVAARAGMRRESLSRALSPKGNPTLETLLAVLSAAGLRLAVARREEHPA, from the coding sequence ATGAAAGCCGCCCGCCCCCACGATGATGCAATGGTGGAACTGCTGCGCGAAGACCCGGCGTTTGCTGATGAATACCTCGCCGCAGCACTGGAGGAAGCAGAGGAACCCGGCGGCAGGCAAGCCCTGTTGCGCGCCTTGCGCCACGTCGCCCATGCCCAAGGAATGCAAGAGGTAGCTGCACGCGCTGGCATGCGCCGCGAAAGCCTTTCCCGTGCACTTTCCCCCAAAGGCAACCCGACACTCGAAACCTTGCTGGCGGTCCTGTCTGCCGCCGGTCTGCGCTTGGCCGTAGCTCGAAGAGAAGAACATCCGGCCTGA
- a CDS encoding type II toxin-antitoxin system RelE/ParE family toxin, with protein sequence MFDLFDYQTADGRDPFQEWLAKLADRNARARVAVRVQRMAAGNFGDHKPLNDGVWELRIDHGPGYRVYYAQAGRRVLLLLIGGDKRRQQADIETAVRYWQDWQRRNAP encoded by the coding sequence GTGTTCGATCTTTTCGACTATCAGACGGCAGATGGACGTGACCCGTTCCAGGAATGGCTGGCAAAGCTGGCGGACAGGAATGCCCGCGCACGGGTGGCCGTCCGGGTGCAACGAATGGCTGCCGGCAATTTTGGTGACCACAAGCCCTTAAACGATGGCGTATGGGAATTGAGGATAGACCACGGTCCCGGCTACCGCGTGTATTACGCCCAAGCCGGCCGGCGAGTGCTGTTGCTCCTGATCGGTGGCGACAAGCGCCGCCAGCAAGCCGATATTGAAACTGCCGTCCGCTATTGGCAGGACTGGCAAAGGAGGAATGCACCATGA